In Brassica napus cultivar Da-Ae chromosome A3, Da-Ae, whole genome shotgun sequence, the sequence tgttttatattcattattatcagTGAAAAATGTAATAGCATATAGCATATCTGAAGTAAGATAGGGAAAAAAAATCCCAATTTAATGAATATAACTAGATTTTTCACCCGCACATCCGTGCGGatagattttcattttataaatatataacagatACTATCGCAAAACTTTCAAAgatgtaatttacattttagtattatatattgtgtaaatctataatgttattggttatgtttcttattcaattttattaatgtataatgatttgttttatacactttactttattattaattattattatatattaatatatttttgagtttggtaaaataaattcatagtatgaaataaacaaattgagaatctccttcattttttttctaatttttacagaCTGAATACaacacattttaaaattttatttagttattatagaactgatattttcttagcataatttatatttctatgttatttattttagtatattgtgggattttataagtaaatagattataataatactatattattaattatgaaatcaaccgctgcattaatttaaaaatattttaaaattttattaagattttgttagattttttccaacatattttgttataagtaaaaaataaaatttaaatttacagttaaaatttatttattaatatttatataatttataagattttttagaaatgttacatattaaatatattaagttaaataatcaaataaatgtaATTGATGAAATAGATCTAGTATGAATTTGTTatggtatttcttttaataaagaagatatagaatatatttataaaatttgaaaaatagcatacacttttattttataataaaatcttatttaaattaatgtataatagtatatattattaattacgaaattaatcaatggtattaatttaaataaaatattttaaatttttagaaagattttgttagatttttttctcaacattttgttataactaacgataaaatttaaatttacagttaaaattaatttattattaatatctttatatatttaatagattaatgtaaataattaaataaatgtaattaatgaaatgattgataaaaatggtacttctcttttaatcgAGAAGATATGCATAAAACATAtcatatatggttaactaaatTCAGAGTATACTTTTTATATAACAACTAAGAGCCTGACTGGCTTAACTAAATTCAGAGTATACTTTTTATATAACAACTAAGGGCCTGACTGGCTTCTCCACTACCACCCGCAAATGTAGCTTTTGTAGTTGGttgcggttgacagcgtttcaAACAATCATAGAAACCGCTACAAATCAGTTCAAACCGATCCGaaccttttaaaatcaaaaactgGTTCCATCAAGCATTTGTGGTTGCGGACGGCTGCGGgtggataaataaatatatttttttcaaaaatatttcaaaatttttaaatttaaaatttaaatggaaatatcataaataaaaatatgtacatattttatatattaatttaaattcacaAACAGtgtcaattgtttttataaaaactttaaactaactattcattagaattttaaaaaattaatatagatacatatataaagatacacatatataaaacaaaacaatatattttttaaagtttaatataaatcttcaaaaaatattaaattataactttcaacaaattaaaaaaattaaataaataaacataatattattattggtCATATTACattgataattattatattttattacaatagtatgtatttatatttttatatgttataatatgttaatattggtaatttattattaaactgaTGCAATATCTTATAATCAACCAGTCACAAATATTCCGCAAACACAACAATTTTCAAACGTCGTGCCAACCATACAAAACGCTTTATAACACTTAacaccgcaaccacccgcatctgCAAattcccgcaaccgcaaccgttATATTTAAACATGTCAGACCCTAATTCTCATCGCGTAAGTGATAGATATGCATAAAACATAAAAGGAATCAAATTATTACTTTTACAAAAGATGATTAACCGTGCtaaaataaattgaatattCGATTTGTTATCTCTTATAGAATAAATCTACCAGTACTAAAACATGGTAATATGGTTCGTTAGGATAGGAAATCAAAGATTTCAATAGTTCATAGTGGAATATTCATTTTTGGCTTTTTAACCTTTATAGTTTAGATCCACCAATATTTAAACATGGTAATATGGTTGGTTAAGATAGGAAATGGAAGATTGCAATAGTTAGTAGTAGCAAAAATTACGGAAATTTCAGTAGCTAAAATTAAGGAACAATTGGCGATTCTTTGGAAGGTTTATAGTTTTTAGGAATATTTTGTGGAACTACAGAATATTGTcggttcaaaatttgtaaaGTGTGTTTAAACTATACAATTAATCTGGTTAGTTAAATAGTAAAACTGGTTTAATCAGGAACTGGCAAGTTATAGAACCGTGTTTAAACATGGTTTAATCATACAACCCGAGCTAAGGCACGTCGGCAGCATTAGGAAAATATGATTTCACAATGGAAAACACACTTATTGAACACAGAAATCCtcaaatatcaaaacaaatcgagctaaaatatattaaacacaGAAAACATCAAATACATGGAACAAATAGGGATTTGATCTGCATAAAGAATTGTGTTATTTTGTTCCACGCAAATCTTATAAACACAATGAAGAAGACACCTTACTTTGTTCTAAGCAATTACTATTGATGTTCGACATCATTAGAAAAGTTATTTTCAAACACTATTATCTTAGATACAACTAAAAATATGTACACGTTTGTTCTTAATCCTTTTGAACAAAGAAACACTATTTGCCAACACTGTTATATATCCGTGTTGGTTTAGATTTTGGTTAACAGAAGTTATAAATGATGGTATAATTGtaaattggtttaatttaaGTATATTggttatcatttaaaatttaaaacatgtttttttttgtttagtcacAACATGTTCAATAAgtccaaatttaaaatatgccATGGTAATTTCAAATAGgactctgttttaatagattagatagaaAATCTGGGTTTAGTCAACAATGAAATCAATTTTCTAGGTTTGATCAAATAATTGATATAGATGAAATATCCAGATgctaattttataaacaaaatggGAGACATTGACTTCATAAAaactgtttatatattttttgaatacaaAGAATTTGATTTATTAAAGTGAGAAATGTTGCCACTAGATGAGTACTTTCATCATcatgtttcttttttcatttgATTCTTGGTTTTAACTGgaaatgtttataaaattatgaggTATTACGTCAGATTTTGACTCCTATAGTTTACACATAAATTTGTATCCAAATCCATCGAAAGTATTTCAAGTCAAaggaattaatttttttttatcaaacatgaataacactatattttaaaatcttgtgTCATTGGTTACTGTATTTAAATCTTGTCTTTGAATCTTAAATTgaataacaatatattttaaattcttttaatGAAAAGATTGTAAATACAAGAACCAACAACACTAGACTTCAAAAtcttttaacaaaatattttaaatacagtAACCAATGACACaagattttgataaaagatttaatATCAATCATTGAATGACACTAGATTATAAAACCAAATGAATTAACTTTAAATCTCTACTAACCGATAACACCCCTTTAGTATTTTGCTAGTTCAAATCACTCAACGGATTTGGCAAGCTAAAATGGTCAGAGTCAAgagctgtaaaaaaaaaaaaaaaggccaGAGTCAAGATTTCGTTCTTATTAATTAGTGGAGCGATCATCGtttgtatttaatatatatataaccaccTATGCATTGCTTTTCAGTCAATATCTACAGCACTTTCTTATAACAAAAGCAAGAGATTACAAACAATaacatacaacaacaaaaatatgaaGAGCTTTTTGGTAGCGTTTCTTCTCGTGCTCGTCATCTTCTCTGCTGGTAAATAATCATTCTCGTGCTCTTCATCTTATATTTGATGTAAGTTCGACTCGGTTatatctagttttttttctaatgaTGCAGAGATGGAAGTAGGAAACGCAGGGATGATTCCCATGCCGCCTTTTCCCTCAGGAAAATGGTGTGGATATTCAATACCAATGAAACCATGCGACAACGATGTTTGTGATAAAACTTGTATTAAACAAAACACACATGGTTGGCGTGATACTCATGGCATGTGCACTGATATTCCAAGCCTTAAAGATTGTTATTGTTCCCATAGCTGTTAAATTCTTCCACATAATCGaccatttttgttgttttgatcGTTACAATATAATAAACACTTCAAAGATCGTTGCCACACATATTCGCATCTATATTTTGGCAACTCAACTTTTGGTTAATCTTGATAATTTTGTTCAAAACAGCAGATTCCTTCTAGTAACATTTAATTAGTCTACAATTTTGATGAGTACCTATGTCCGGACACAAATGTATACTGGGCTTTAATAAGCATAGTATGTTTGTCTCGATATATCAAATTCAATGATTCAATAATACTAAATCACATTTGGGTTTTATGCATTGCATGGCAACCCAACACTAACCCGAATCGATACAGCTTAGTTaacagtttctttttttttgtaacatagtTAACAGTTTCTTCACATAGAATTATTAAACTAAATTGAATTCAGATCGGAACATTTTCGTACCAAAGAAGTTAGCTACATAAGAATTTTATACTACGaattaaaatagagtttaagcctttgttatatatttcttctaacgcaattatataatatttttctgaCTTATTTTGTTCCAGGGTTCTTCTTCAGTCTTTGACCTTTGAGTATTAGTTTATCATTTGTTAATAGATTAACAAGACTTATAAATACGATGAAATCGAAAGTTTGAGTTGAATCCAGTATTCTAGATGATTTGAAATTTTCTAATGTTCAAACTTGAGGAGACTTCGCTATTAGATTTGCCTTTgatgtataaaaattattatgtaaatTTGCATGTTTTGAATGTTTATGATGGATGAAACAACGTAAATATATACAGAACTAGTGAAATTAGAGCAAACCAAGCATAGTTGGTAGTACAAACAAAGAAagccaataaaataaatatctgtCGATAATAGACAAGAACAATCAATCGTAATTTTTAGGATATTAATCAATCCTGTGattctataataaaatattgattagtTGTACGTTAAATCATTCATAAATTTATTGTCAATACTAATTATGTCCAAGCATATCATATCAATAACAATCaccattatttttgtttgtcagCTAAACGTTATTATTCATGTCACAATTTAAATAATCGATGTATATATTACAGAGATTAGATGGATAGTTGGATCCATTCATATGCCTGGTTAATTTAATATTCGTTAAGCGACAACGATGCAAATTTTGTCAGTATCttgataaaattaattttgttttattagtaGTAATTTATTGAGGTTAGGTGTTGTGAACTTGTGATTACTTTTTGGATTACCTTTACTTGTGACTTCCGTACGGGCAAGCACGGAATCACCAGTGAAGTAGTCATATTAAACAAGGTccaatttaataattaaaattattggcAATAGAGTTAATCCAATATAGTAATCTgtataaagattttaaaagagaaaatcaatagcaatgaaaataaaactttatgaTAAAGTTTAATGGTGTGAGGAAAAGGCCAAAGGGATAAGATGTGGTTGGTCTGATTCATTATCACAACCAAGTCTTATTTGCTTTTTTCATTTAAAAGGCTATGATGATCGTGCATGTCTTTGTATTCACCCACATGCACATGTGTGTTCTTCATATAAAACTATATAGCCCCCAGGCCCCCCCATCGATCTCTTGTGGTTTATTAAATAGATACTGTGATTTTTTTGGCCGTTTAATAGATGTGAATCTGTCTCGTTTCCTAAACAAGGTTTACAAGTCTAATGGTTGAACCGTTGAAGTGATATTAAAATACACGTAGATTTGTCTCGTTTCCCTCTGATGTAAACAAGGGTTTATTAGTCTAATGGTTGTAAAGGATATACtcatatacaaaaacaaaataatgatcAAAATGAAGTTTAGTTATGAAAACAACCAGAAGCATAAAAATTACTctgaatatatttatgttatggcCATGAAATTTTGGAGACAATAAAcgtttttaagaattttaataaaaaatacttttaacgATTTAGGAATCTATAACTATGTATACTAGTTCTATAAAAATTGTGGACTAAGACTAATGTTTCAACAAGCTTTATCCAGATCCAATCATGGTCACGGCGTTCAGAATGTGATCAAGAGACTTTATTTACATGGCACGACTTTATTTACATTGCACGATTAATACCGTTTATTTCAAGGCATAATAACATGTAGTATATGGTCGAAAGGACTTATATTATTGTTGAAAATATGatcatatatttaaagtttgaaaaaactataaaataaatctgaatTTAGTTATGATTATTGCTCAATGTactatatatgatttatatttgaGTTGATGTATGGTCAAGAGAGAGTGTGATAACGCAGGCAACTTGACACGTGGCCAAACTAGCCATTGTTGCCTCCTTCGGAACATCCAGTCGACAAGCTAATGTATTGTCTCGCTGTCTCTAATCCCAGATTAGGTTTTCATTTTTACAGTTTCTGTTAAAAGCTTCTTATGGTAAACATTGGTACTTTAGTTATGTAGCACTGTTGTTTTGTGGTAGAAATAGGCTACTCGTTAAGATATAGTTGGCATAGGTTGTAGATAGCTTTGCAATTGCCTAATGGGAGGAAGGAGGAGGGGGCGTTCAATGTTTTCAAAAAGGATAGGAAACTAAACTGAATAATTATTTGAATCAcgatttaatataatatatatatatatatattcttaatcgctgacaaaaaatttctaatatataaaactaaaaataattatagtaaatatgatacataattaaaaatatataagtatcAAATATAAAGcatagaaaatattaattagtttttttatatgACTCATagattttgtataattttaataattttatccgATTCAATGACTTTAAAATTCAATTTGGTTATATAATCGATTTATAGTTGAATCTGGTCCAACCATCGAATtgttatagttttataaatattgggGATGTATATACACTTTACATtactatatttaaataataaaaaatcagaaagtaaaaaaaaaaaaacaccctaGTTATTtgataaacacacaaaaataaattgttgCAGCTAGACTTTTAGCAGTGTTTTTAAAATCGGACCGACCCGATGGTTGAATCAATTCGAGCATGAACCAGTTACGTAGCCGGGTTGGATTTAATAATTAGTTCGACCATAAACCGATCACGTAGCCGGATTAGATCTCAGAGTAACTAAACTGATAAAAACcattaaaactatcaaaaacCTATAAACCATCCACGTAAACATAAaactagtttatatttataatgttttatgttttaaattcatttatattttaattatgtatcatatttatttactaacattattttaaaatttattaaaccatATTATTGAACCAGGTTTGACCAGTCAaaccatattgaaccgtgaCCTAAAAATTATTCGGTTCAGCTTCCGGTCCGGGTTTAAAAACACGGACTTCTAGTTTCTTATGGAGTAGTTTAGACCATGTAAAAACCGTTGCTAGTTGCTACTACTGAGACTTTTATAACagttgacaaaagaaaagagagagatgaaCTGTAGATATTTTGTTATAGTTTACCCTTTGTGGACCACCGTCCCGCAAGAAACGCATACCGTCTTTGTCTTTCTCTCACGAGGTGGTTGTATTTCTCTGTAATAACcaatcaaaagaaagaaaaaaaacttccaTTGGAACTATTGCAAAAGGTCAGCTTGTCTGTCTTCTCAGCTCAAGTCCCCCTCTCTCGCTCTCTTTCTCACTATAGACTATTCATTATAATGTAATAATGAGTCTAAATACAGATACTGTTCTTATCTACATTAGTTTCATTACATCATCTCTGTTCAGCTCCTTATTATAGAAGAACAAGATGACTATGAAGAAACCGAAACTCAcccttatattaaaataaaaggagagagagagatatttaTTGATAGATCTATTATActatactttattttattttcattttgagattttatttttctctcttgATTGGGAGAAAGAAATGAACAATCTGAGTTATCTAGAACCAGATTACTCTGAGTTTGTTGAAGTTGATCCCACTGGAAGATATGGAAGAGTAATCTTTCCTCTCTCACTTAACCAAATCTcaatcattttctttctttgttgaGTTTTTAATGTTATTGTTGTTCTTGCAGTACAATGAAGTTCTGGGTAAAGGAGCTTCAAAAACTGTGTAAGTAAccaagtctctctctctagatctGGTGATGGATGCTATTGTTCTTTCATCATAAAGGTTTAAACTTTTTGATCCCCACAACATAAAGATTGCTTCTTTTGGATCTCTTTATTGCTTTGACCTAAACCCATTTCagattctgcaaaaaaaaaaaaacactaatcttGTTTATTTTGATGATTTGTAGTTACAGAGCATTTGATGAATATGAAGGCATAGAAGTAGCATGGAACCAAGTAAAACTCTACGATTTCTTACAGAGCCCTGAAGATCTAGAGAGGCTCTACTGTGAGATTCATCTCCTCAAGACCCTTAAACACAAGAACATCATGAAGTTCTACACCTCTTGGGTTGATACAGCTAACAGAAACATCAATTTCGTTACTGAAATGTTCACTTCTGGCACTTTAAGACAGTAAGATCATCTTACACGATTAGTTTTATCATTGGCTCTTATATGATGTCTGAGAGGTTTTGATAATGGATCCAGGTATAGACTGAGGCATAAGAGAGTGAACATAAGAGCTGTGAAGCATTGGTGTAGACAGATCTTGAGAGGCTTACATTATTTACACAGCCATGACCCTCCTGTGATCCACAGAGATCTCAAATGTGACAACATTTTCGTTAATGGCAATCAAGGTGAGGTCAAGATTGGAGATCTTGGCCTCGCCGCCATTTTAAGAAAGTCCCACGCTGCTCATTGCGTAGGTGAGCACGGCAATTAGTTGGATGTCTGGATGGTTTAGTGTTCTTGAAAGGAATCTTGGAATGATAACGATTTTATTTCGGTTTAAtgaaagttatttttattattcatactaAGTGTTTTTCTtctctatttaatttattaaatgtttTGATATTTAATCGGTTTAATTCGATATTTTTGCATAAGTAACATGCCGTTCTCGAGAGAGGATGAGACGGGTGTTACATTTTATATACACATCAAACCCCTACATACTTTTTCTCTGCTAAGTTCTTTTGTTTCTGATGGTGAAAGTGTTTGGTCTTTTTGTGTAGGGACACCTGAGTTCATGGCTCCTGAAGTTTATGAAGAAGCTTATAACGAACTAGTTGATATATACTCATTTGGTATGTGCATTTTGGAGATGGTTACATTTGATTATCCTTACAGTGAGTGTACACACCCTGCTCAGATCTACAAGAAAGTTATGTCGGTGAGACTCTCCCTCCCATTACTAAAAAAAAAGCTTCATCTCTTTCTGTTTTCAAAAGGCTTTAATAAGTTTGGGTTTCAGGGGAAGAAACCAGATGCATTGTACAAGGTGAAAGACCCGGAAGTTAAATACTTCATAGAGAAGTGTTTAGCCACTGTTTCACTTAGAGTCTCTGCTCGTGAGTTACTAGATGACCCTTTCCTACGTATAGATGATGGTGAGTTTGATTTGAGATCAGTTGATATGGATGTGCCACTAGTTAGGCAGCCGCATCATCATCTTGCTGACTACTACAACTACCCTAGTAGCTCTTTGAACCGTCAGTATTCAAATGGTTATGATAGCCACCATGAGTATCCGAACAGATGGGCTTATAATCCAGCTGAGACAGAGGAGACTCATGGAATTGAGCTATTTGAGTGTAGAAAtggaaatgaacaggaagaaGATAAGAGTTCTGGTAATGTTGATATAACTATTAAAGGCaagagaagagatgatggtgGCTTGTTCTTGCGTCTTAGGATCACTGACAAAGAAGGTAACAACAATCACTTTACTATTGACTCTTACATGACCTATATGGACCCGTTTAGAAATTGAACATTTTCTGAATTGAGTCGGTTCGGGTAATGACAGGTTTGGGTcgggtttttattttttcataaaacccAAAACATAATCAAATTAGAAATGTTCGGATTTGGTTCgggtttaaaacaaaaaaacgaaAACCTGAGTTTAACCcgttaaaaaacaaacaaatttagGATCATTcgtctttttaataatttttttttataaatcatatttttcatctaatctattaaaatagagtcctattttttatctaccattTACAAGTTCTCATTTATTTTTGGACTTCCTTTAGAATAGCACGTGTTTGGACATAGAAATGTGTTTGGTTCCTtgaatatctaatctattaaaacaaagTTCTATTTTCTATCTACTTTTAACAAGTCATACTAGGACCCtctaaaaaaataacatatttcattatttacattaataataaaacaaatataaatataatttatttttaaatataacaaattatgttgaaaaagaatctaacaaaatcttaccaactttctaaatatttttataaaataacacttaattaatttcgtaaatactaatataactttataattcaatgttaattaaaaatttattataaaacaagaaaataaaattctatactattttatatatttttagttatattatatattatattaaaatagaagtactatatgaattaaatatgggtaaatttatctattttatttttaaaatattttcatttaaataaattatcactcatcatcaaaatgtatttaaattcgtaaactatattatattttttagaaaaataaatttataaacataaattcaTTAACATAGGTTAAACTATTATATCTAcaacaacttatttttttattttgaaactctcaacaatatattatttaaaaaataataatatacaaaaatataatagtttataactaacctttagttcatatactatttaaaaatatgttattagaaaactatagaattttaattattcattcaaaatattaatgacaaatcaaattttaattataaatttaatatttatattaattataaacatattctGAGAGATGTATAAAAATCTTAccgaaattaaaattatttatataaaataatgtatttatttaataacaaaacaatttcaaaaatcatataatCTCCCACCTCAAATATAGTTGTATAATTTTCcaaacaattttgacaaaatataaaatttaaaaaaataagtatgcaaacttaaaatgataatgttttaaatttttcaaaaggtataatcatagataataaagaataacttcTTGAAATGTAACACGGAAAAACAaactatgttataaaaattaaagtaatctaatattttgaagtcttaatttaataacaaaaaaaaattaatatcataacatccaaaaaatattctatatcaataaaatttactaaaataatatgatggATGCTACCATGTATACAATTTACTACAGTAATAGGTTTATattcacaatatataacactaaaattaaaattatatacttaaaatgtttataataaatcaaaagtaTACATTCATAAGATGAAAAATATCCGCACGAatgtgcgggtcaaaatctagtatatagtTATTTCAAAGTAAAATTAAgagcaattgtcaataatagcacattttgaagtttatgtctcaaaaatagcactagaaagagaaagtcacaaaaatgacattcattaaaggataaaatatctctaataccattggtttaaaattaaataaacaaacaaaaataaataaaataaaaataaaaaaaatgaaaaaaataattttttttatagtttcagattatatgttttcagattcgaaatttttataatttttttttcaaaatgtttttttattttttttcaatttttctttttataatttaaaaatactttttgaaactgtttttaaaatttttattttttattttagtatttatttttttataaaattttaaaccctaattccaaaaccccaccccttaactctaaaccctaaggtttggattaattaacccaaggggtataaatgtatatttacctctttaatgaaacctatttttgtgactttgagccttgagtgctactttgggaacaaaaacttggtttggtgctatcctaatctttttctctaaaattaattaatatttttattatttttaggaTGTTTgggtttttgtaaattttggtCTGATTTCGGTTTAAGTTTTTTTCGCTTCGGTTTTCCGGTTTCTGATAATATGCCCATGACTATGACCTAACAAGAGTGTAAAAAACTGTTTTGTTGCAGGGCGTGTCCGAAACATTTACTTCCCATTTGACATAGAGACAGACACAGCACTGAGTGTTGCAACAGAGATGGTAGCTGAGCTTGATATGGACGATCACGGAGTCACAAAGATAGCCAACATGATAGACGGTGAGATATCTAGACTTGTACCCAGTTGGAGACCAGGCCCTGCGTTTGAAGAATCTCTTGCGGCTGCTGCAGCGGCTGCAAACGCAAACATTTGCAGCAACTGCGTATCGAACCGCACCTCAATGGGGTCCGTGATGGACTTCCTCAGGACCAATCCTGGAGCAAACGTTGCACAGTGTTGTAGAAACGGGTGCGGTGAGACTCATGGCCGGTTTGAAGAGATCACAATAAGAGAAACTGAGGTTCGTCTTAGAGAGTTATGGAGGCTGCAGCAACAGCAAGAAAGCAGAGAGCTTAGCTCGATAGACTCGGGACAAAACCATtcagaagaggaagaggaagaagaagtataTGAAAACCCTGAAATCACGTTTCCGTGTGAAGCAAGTAACGGTCTAAACCATCTATCAGGCTCTGGATCGTTCTCGTTTTTGCCGTCTTTATACTGCGATGATGAGGTGGTTGATAAGACTGAACATCAGGTTCAACAAGAGTTAAGATGGCTTAAAGCTAAGTGCCAAATAGAGGTCAGAGAGATGCAAGATGAGCAGTTAAAGTCTCAGTGGCGGCCGGAGAGAGATGAAGATAGTGTGAAGGAGAAGATGTGTGGAGAAAGATTGCTACCAAAATGTCTCAAAAGGACAACTTCACTTCCTGTCGATGCCATTGAGTCTTGATTACGTTGTGTTTTGGTTTTGCCTATGTATACAGATTGTTATTAAAGACTTTTAAGTGTAACCACACGAGTATACCTAAGAGAGCCTCGTTATTTCTGTTGAGGTTATTCTTGCAACAATATAGCATTCTCTCCACTCAAGAATTAGTTTGTGAAAAATTTGATAAgagttttatgaaaatatttgaatttatttaactCGTTTCTAAGAGATAAATTACTGGTCCGCATAAGTGTATTTCAACTACAGATTTTTaccataaatattaatatttaaatataaaattaaattttctttaagAAATTCATACCAAAGTTTTTCAAATGAAAAGTTCtatt encodes:
- the LOC111214625 gene encoding putative defensin-like protein 317, yielding MKSFLVAFLLVLVIFSAEMEVGNAGMIPMPPFPSGKWCGYSIPMKPCDNDVCDKTCIKQNTHGWRDTHGMCTDIPSLKDCYCSHSC
- the LOC106439001 gene encoding serine/threonine-protein kinase WNK1 isoform X2, yielding MKFYTSWVDTANRNINFVTEMFTSGTLRQYRLRHKRVNIRAVKHWCRQILRGLHYLHSHDPPVIHRDLKCDNIFVNGNQGEVKIGDLGLAAILRKSHAAHCVGTPEFMAPEVYEEAYNELVDIYSFGMCILEMVTFDYPYSECTHPAQIYKKVMSGKKPDALYKVKDPEVKYFIEKCLATVSLRVSARELLDDPFLRIDDGEFDLRSVDMDVPLVRQPHHHLADYYNYPSSSLNRQYSNGYDSHHEYPNRWAYNPAETEETHGIELFECRNGNEQEEDKSSGNVDITIKGKRRDDGGLFLRLRITDKEGRVRNIYFPFDIETDTALSVATEMVAELDMDDHGVTKIANMIDGEISRLVPSWRPGPAFEESLAAAAAAANANICSNCVSNRTSMGSVMDFLRTNPGANVAQCCRNGCGETHGRFEEITIRETEVRLRELWRLQQQQESRELSSIDSGQNHSEEEEEEEVYENPEITFPCEASNGLNHLSGSGSFSFLPSLYCDDEVVDKTEHQVQQELRWLKAKCQIEVREMQDEQLKSQWRPERDEDSVKEKMCGERLLPKCLKRTTSLPVDAIES
- the LOC106439001 gene encoding serine/threonine-protein kinase WNK1 isoform X1 — encoded protein: MNNLSYLEPDYSEFVEVDPTGRYGRYNEVLGKGASKTVYRAFDEYEGIEVAWNQVKLYDFLQSPEDLERLYCEIHLLKTLKHKNIMKFYTSWVDTANRNINFVTEMFTSGTLRQYRLRHKRVNIRAVKHWCRQILRGLHYLHSHDPPVIHRDLKCDNIFVNGNQGEVKIGDLGLAAILRKSHAAHCVGTPEFMAPEVYEEAYNELVDIYSFGMCILEMVTFDYPYSECTHPAQIYKKVMSGKKPDALYKVKDPEVKYFIEKCLATVSLRVSARELLDDPFLRIDDGEFDLRSVDMDVPLVRQPHHHLADYYNYPSSSLNRQYSNGYDSHHEYPNRWAYNPAETEETHGIELFECRNGNEQEEDKSSGNVDITIKGKRRDDGGLFLRLRITDKEGRVRNIYFPFDIETDTALSVATEMVAELDMDDHGVTKIANMIDGEISRLVPSWRPGPAFEESLAAAAAAANANICSNCVSNRTSMGSVMDFLRTNPGANVAQCCRNGCGETHGRFEEITIRETEVRLRELWRLQQQQESRELSSIDSGQNHSEEEEEEEVYENPEITFPCEASNGLNHLSGSGSFSFLPSLYCDDEVVDKTEHQVQQELRWLKAKCQIEVREMQDEQLKSQWRPERDEDSVKEKMCGERLLPKCLKRTTSLPVDAIES